One window from the genome of Brienomyrus brachyistius isolate T26 unplaced genomic scaffold, BBRACH_0.4 scaffold74, whole genome shotgun sequence encodes:
- the LOC125726702 gene encoding uncharacterized protein LOC125726702 isoform X2, with translation MGSKRYSSQPSTRRGSFEDGGAFEKFELYVPKEAEVIVVPVEALPLSMRSRMSSVPSAKKADGGAAVSGRMATWISPVVIQMREARLGDSSGSQDDGLARARLHSAVAASAALMNCCWLPITCAHLAAFNVLRDFLPLGRGSHPRKERKAVHSEPTSLPPERILRFTRDSIIIHGGRIFLSIKNSTAALKRSHGRPVPIQDSSPLTVVQCQNNFRRSPGTRRNRKKPCATATSVQPCSMAGVNPQDAAALLQKFGISREVRVTLRRLPEIHRGCSSWQLGAVMDPNDQMLPSRGSSAEESGSCINVKDSKSESFQEHCAIFDQRDPVEDKHRVETEEQSTREPVLKKTRLSQPAMLGLHEGDGGDKTADGEEDGDVSRAGHGEEASALGQKEVTEDGQEEVAGAEDEDCVKHECDIKSEETVNWASHSPDGSPAGELPPYLVTSQLEDHTAFDFEQLARQERINRIREKIREKEAALRSLEPPS, from the exons ATGGGCTCTAAGCGGTACTCCAGCCAGCCTTCCACCCGCCGGGGCAGCTTTGAGGATGGAGGGGCCTTTGAGAAGTTTGAGTTGTATGTCCCCAAGGAGGCAGAGGTGATTGTTGTTCCTGTGGAGGCCCTGCCTTTGTCCATGCGGAGTAGGATGAGTTCAGTCCCCTCGGCGAAGAAAGCGGATGGCGGGGCCGCCGTCTCCGGCCGCATGGCCACGTGGATCTCTCCTGTTGTGATCCAGATGAGAGAGGCTCGGCTTGGGGACTCCAGCGGTTCCCAAGACGACGGACTGGCGCGGGCGCGTCTCCACAGTGCCGTCGCAGCGTCTGCAGCGCTGATGAACTGCTGCTGGCTTCCCATCACCTGTGCGCATCTGGCTGCCTTTAATGTCCTGAGGGACTTCCTGCCCCTAGGGCGAGGCAGTCATcccagaaaggaaaggaaggccGTCCATTCAGAGCCCACCTCCTTACCGCCAGAACGCATCCTCCGCTTCACCCGTGACTCCATCATCATCCATGGGGGGCGGATTTTCTTATCCATCAAGAATTCCACCGCTGCCCTCAAGAGGAGCCATGGTCGCCCTGTTCCCATACAAGACTCTTCACCCCTGACTGTCGTACAGTGTCAGAACAACTTCCGGAGGTCTCCGGGCACCCGACGGAACAGGAAAAAGCCCTGTGCCACCGCGACCAGTGTGCAG CCTTGTTCCATGGCTGGAGTGAATCCTCAGGATGCAGCAGCCTTGCTGCAGAAATTTGGCATCAGTCGGGAGGTGCGTGTGACTCTGAGGAGGTTACCTGAgatacacagaggatgcagcagcTGGCAGCTGGGTGCTGTGATG GATCCAAATGACCAAATGTTGCCCTCTAGAGGCTCATCGGCAGAAGAATCTGGTAGTTGTATAAATGTAAAAGATTCCAAAAGCGAAAGTTTCCAAGAACACTGTGCTATTTTTGACCAGAGAGACCCTGTGGAAGACAAACATCGGGTGGAAACTGAGGAGCAAAGCACAAGGGAACCTGTGCTTAAAAAAACAAGACTTTCACAGCCTGCTATGTTGGGGTTACATGAGGGTGATGGAGGGGATAAGACAGCGGATGGTGAAGAAGATGGGGATGTGAGCAGGGCTGGGCATGGAGAAGAGGCTTCTGCCCTCGGACAGAAGGAAGTTACTGAAGATGGACAGGAAGAAGTGGCCGGGGCTGAGGATGAGGACTGTGTGAAACATGAGTGTGACATCAAAAGTGAAGAGACAGTGAACTGGGCCAGCCACAGCCCAGATGGGTCCCCAGCTGGGGAACTGCCCCCCTACCTCGTCACATCCCAGCTAGAAGATCACACGGCATTCGACTTCGAGCAGCTGGCGAGGCAGGAGAGGATAAATCGGATTCGGGAGAAGATCCGGGAAAAGGAGGCTGCTCTGAGGAGTCTGGAACCCCCCAGTTAA
- the igf3 gene encoding insulin-like growth factor 3, which produces METGRTMHSSVRPMRCLSCRHRRLKVSWWRSLCVLYSMLYLTGLHSGAEALKARCGRELVADLQFVCGDRGFYRGKVSGARGGTRLRGKGIVEQCCLRGCDLQHLEAYCAKPRRARRHAPPTHPRTMEELYHVVFPKRALALPRPVRPTVPMWSRGKGGVEGSLEERSPMSGNGLADTWRSVLDMGAV; this is translated from the exons ATGGAGACGGGCAGGACGATGCATTCCTCTGTGAGACCCATGCGCTGTCTGTCATGCAGACACCGCCGGCTGAAG GTGAGCTGGTGGCGAAGCCTCTGCGTTCTCTACTCCATGCTGTACCTGACGGGTCTCCACAGCGGAGCGGAGGCCCTGAAAGCGCGCTGCGGCCGTGAGCTGGTGGCCGACCTGCAGTTTGTGTGTGGGGACCGAGGCTTCTACAGAG GTAAGGTATCAGGTGCTAGGGGGGGCACCCGTCTGCGGGGTAAGGGCATTGTGGAGCAGTGCTGCCTCCGTGGCTGCGACCTGCAGCACCTGGAGGCTTACTGCGCCAAGCCACGCCGGGCCCGGAGGCAcgccccccccactcacccGCGAACAATG GAGGAGCTGTACCATGTTGTCTTCCCCAAGAGAGCCCTGGCTCTCCCGAGGCCTGTACGTCCCACAGTGCCCATGTGGAGTCGAGGCAAGGGGGGTGTGGAAGGCAGCCTTGAGGAGAGGAGCCCCATGTCAGGAAACGGACTGGCAGACACCTGGAGGAGTGTGCTGGACATGGGAGCCGTGTGA
- the LOC125726702 gene encoding uncharacterized protein LOC125726702 isoform X1: MGSKRYSSQPSTRRGSFEDGGAFEKFELYVPKEAEVIVVPVEALPLSMRSRMSSVPSAKKADGGAAVSGRMATWISPVVIQMREARLGDSSGSQDDGLARARLHSAVAASAALMNCCWLPITCAHLAAFNVLRDFLPLGRGSHPRKERKAVHSEPTSLPPERILRFTRDSIIIHGGRIFLSIKNSTAALKRSHGRPVPIQDSSPLTVVQCQNNFRRSPGTRRNRKKPCATATSVQISSLLQPCSMAGVNPQDAAALLQKFGISREVRVTLRRLPEIHRGCSSWQLGAVMDPNDQMLPSRGSSAEESGSCINVKDSKSESFQEHCAIFDQRDPVEDKHRVETEEQSTREPVLKKTRLSQPAMLGLHEGDGGDKTADGEEDGDVSRAGHGEEASALGQKEVTEDGQEEVAGAEDEDCVKHECDIKSEETVNWASHSPDGSPAGELPPYLVTSQLEDHTAFDFEQLARQERINRIREKIREKEAALRSLEPPS, from the exons ATGGGCTCTAAGCGGTACTCCAGCCAGCCTTCCACCCGCCGGGGCAGCTTTGAGGATGGAGGGGCCTTTGAGAAGTTTGAGTTGTATGTCCCCAAGGAGGCAGAGGTGATTGTTGTTCCTGTGGAGGCCCTGCCTTTGTCCATGCGGAGTAGGATGAGTTCAGTCCCCTCGGCGAAGAAAGCGGATGGCGGGGCCGCCGTCTCCGGCCGCATGGCCACGTGGATCTCTCCTGTTGTGATCCAGATGAGAGAGGCTCGGCTTGGGGACTCCAGCGGTTCCCAAGACGACGGACTGGCGCGGGCGCGTCTCCACAGTGCCGTCGCAGCGTCTGCAGCGCTGATGAACTGCTGCTGGCTTCCCATCACCTGTGCGCATCTGGCTGCCTTTAATGTCCTGAGGGACTTCCTGCCCCTAGGGCGAGGCAGTCATcccagaaaggaaaggaaggccGTCCATTCAGAGCCCACCTCCTTACCGCCAGAACGCATCCTCCGCTTCACCCGTGACTCCATCATCATCCATGGGGGGCGGATTTTCTTATCCATCAAGAATTCCACCGCTGCCCTCAAGAGGAGCCATGGTCGCCCTGTTCCCATACAAGACTCTTCACCCCTGACTGTCGTACAGTGTCAGAACAACTTCCGGAGGTCTCCGGGCACCCGACGGAACAGGAAAAAGCCCTGTGCCACCGCGACCAGTGTGCAG ATTTCATCTCTGCTTCAGCCTTGTTCCATGGCTGGAGTGAATCCTCAGGATGCAGCAGCCTTGCTGCAGAAATTTGGCATCAGTCGGGAGGTGCGTGTGACTCTGAGGAGGTTACCTGAgatacacagaggatgcagcagcTGGCAGCTGGGTGCTGTGATG GATCCAAATGACCAAATGTTGCCCTCTAGAGGCTCATCGGCAGAAGAATCTGGTAGTTGTATAAATGTAAAAGATTCCAAAAGCGAAAGTTTCCAAGAACACTGTGCTATTTTTGACCAGAGAGACCCTGTGGAAGACAAACATCGGGTGGAAACTGAGGAGCAAAGCACAAGGGAACCTGTGCTTAAAAAAACAAGACTTTCACAGCCTGCTATGTTGGGGTTACATGAGGGTGATGGAGGGGATAAGACAGCGGATGGTGAAGAAGATGGGGATGTGAGCAGGGCTGGGCATGGAGAAGAGGCTTCTGCCCTCGGACAGAAGGAAGTTACTGAAGATGGACAGGAAGAAGTGGCCGGGGCTGAGGATGAGGACTGTGTGAAACATGAGTGTGACATCAAAAGTGAAGAGACAGTGAACTGGGCCAGCCACAGCCCAGATGGGTCCCCAGCTGGGGAACTGCCCCCCTACCTCGTCACATCCCAGCTAGAAGATCACACGGCATTCGACTTCGAGCAGCTGGCGAGGCAGGAGAGGATAAATCGGATTCGGGAGAAGATCCGGGAAAAGGAGGCTGCTCTGAGGAGTCTGGAACCCCCCAGTTAA